The Acanthochromis polyacanthus isolate Apoly-LR-REF ecotype Palm Island chromosome 5, KAUST_Apoly_ChrSc, whole genome shotgun sequence genome includes a window with the following:
- the LOC127533988 gene encoding protein hairy-like — protein MKPAHITFSLHRPLQLTHPTMASTITAAMTNSQEHLTLTHKLRKPLVEKLRRERINSSIEQLKSLLGPEFLKQQPDSKMEKADILEMTVCVLTHMQQQNQQQRTLLKDINKLQPSSENNLTEADFSPLSSTVQSSITKDKSLLPEKTAAAASSCEHSSCGSGLLQRCQRGDELPVQRGGEDTVPEKTVEPLQQAAAFL, from the exons ATGAAACCAGCACACATCACATTCTCTctacacagacctctacagctCACACATCCAACCATGGCATCTACAATCACTGCAGCAATGACCAATTCTCAGGAACATCTGACTCTGACCCACAAG ctcagaaaaCCTCTGGTGGAGAAGCTCCGCAGAGAGCGAATTAACAGCAGCATTGAACAGCTCAAGTCTCTCCTGGGTCCAGAGTTCCTCAAACAGCAGCCAGACTCCAAGATGGAGAAAGCAGACATCCTGGAGATGACAGTTTGTGTCctgacacacatgcagcagcagaaccaaCAGCAGAGAACACTGCTCAAGGACATCAACAAGCTGCAGCCTTCCTCTGAAAACAACCTGACAGAGGCTGACTTCTCTCCTCTCAGCTCCACAGTCCAGAGCAGCATCACCAAAGACAAGAGTTTGCTTCCTGAGaagactgcagcagcagcatcaagcTGTGAACACAGCAGTTGTGGATCAGGGCTACTCCAGCGGTGTCAGAGAGGTGATGAACTTCCTGTCCAAAGAGGAGGTGAAGACACAGTCCCAGAGAAGACTGTTGAACCACTTCAGCAAGCTGCAGCCTTCCTCTGA
- the LOC127533991 gene encoding transcription factor HES-5-like isoform X2, with product MAPTITAAMTNSQEHLTLTHKLRKPLVEKLRRERINSSIEQLKSLLGPEFLKQQPDSKMEKADILEMTVCFLRRLLQQHQAVNTAVVDQGYSSCVREVMNFLSKEEVKTQSQRRLLNHFSKLQPSSENNLTEADFSPLSSTVQSSITKDKSPVNSALWRPW from the exons ATGGCACCTACAATCACTGCAGCAATGACCAATTCTCAGGAGCATCTGACTCTGACCCACAAG ctcagaaaaCCTCTGGTGGAGAAGCTCCGCAGAGAGCGAATCAACAGCAGCATTGAGCAGCTCAAGTCTCTCCTGGGTCCAGAGTTCCTCAAACAGCAGCCAGACTCCAAGATGGAGAAAGCAGACATCCTGGAGATGACAGTTTGCTTCCTGAGAAGACTGCTGCAGCAGCATCAAGCAGTCAACACAGCAGTTGTGGATCAGGGCTACTCCAGCTGTGTCAGAGAGGTGATGAACTTCCTGTCCAAGGAGGAGGTGAAGACACAGTCCCAGAGAAGACTGTTGAACCACTTCAGCAAGCTGCAGCCGTCCTCTGAAAACAACCTGACAGAGGCTGACTTCTCTCCTCTCAGCTCCACAGTCCAGAGCAGCATCACCAAAGACAAGAGTCCAGTCAACAGCGCCCTCTGGAGGCCGTGGTAG
- the LOC127533991 gene encoding transcription factor HES-5-like isoform X1 produces the protein MKPAHITFSLHRPLQLTHPTMASTITAAMTNSQEHLTLTHKLRKPLVEKLRRERINSSIEQLKSLLGPEFLKQQPDSKMEKADILEMTVCFLRRLLQQHQAVNTAVVDQGYSSCVREVMNFLSKEEVKTQSQRRLLNHFSKLQPSSENNLTEADFSPLSSTVQSSITKDKSPVNSALWRPW, from the exons ATGAAACCAGCACACATCACATTCTCTctacacagacctctacagctCACACATCCAACCATGGCATCTACAATCACTGCAGCAATGACCAATTCTCAGGAACATCTGACTCTGACCCACAAG ctcagaaaaCCTCTGGTGGAGAAGCTCCGCAGAGAGCGAATCAACAGCAGCATTGAGCAGCTCAAGTCTCTCCTGGGTCCAGAGTTCCTCAAACAGCAGCCAGACTCCAAGATGGAGAAAGCAGACATCCTGGAGATGACAGTTTGCTTCCTGAGAAGACTGCTGCAGCAGCATCAAGCAGTCAACACAGCAGTTGTGGATCAGGGCTACTCCAGCTGTGTCAGAGAGGTGATGAACTTCCTGTCCAAGGAGGAGGTGAAGACACAGTCCCAGAGAAGACTGTTGAACCACTTCAGCAAGCTGCAGCCGTCCTCTGAAAACAACCTGACAGAGGCTGACTTCTCTCCTCTCAGCTCCACAGTCCAGAGCAGCATCACCAAAGACAAGAGTCCAGTCAACAGCGCCCTCTGGAGGCCGTGGTAG
- the LOC127533992 gene encoding transcription factor HES-5-like isoform X1, which yields MKPAHITFSLHRPLQLTHPTMAPTITAAMTNSQEHLTLTHKLRKPLVEKLRRERINSSIEQLKSLLGPEFLKQQPDSKMEKADILEMTVCFLRRLLQQHQAVNTAVVDQGYSSCVREVMNFLSKEEVKTQSQRRLLNHFSKLQPSSENNLTEADFSPLSSTVQSSITKDKSPVNSALWRPW from the exons ATGAAACCAGCACACATCACATTCTCTctacacagacctctacagctCACACATCCAACCATGGCACCTACAATCACTGCAGCAATGACCAATTCTCAGGAACATCTGACTCTGACCCACAAG ctcagaaaaCCTCTGGTGGAGAAGCTCCGCAGAGAGCGAATCAACAGCAGCATTGAGCAGCTCAAGTCTCTCCTGGGTCCAGAGTTCCTCAAACAGCAGCCAGACTCCAAGATGGAGAAAGCAGACATCCTGGAGATGACAGTTTGCTTCCTGAGAAGACTGCTGCAGCAGCATCAAGCAGTCAACACAGCAGTTGTGGATCAGGGCTACTCCAGCTGTGTCAGAGAGGTGATGAATTTCCTGTCCAAGGAGGAGGTGAAGACACAGTCCCAGAGAAGACTGTTGAACCACTTCAGCAAGCTGCAGCCGTCCTCTGAAAACAACCTGACAGAGGCTGACTTCTCTCCTCTCAGCTCCACAGTCCAGAGCAGCATCACCAAAGACAAGAGTCCAGTCAACAGCGCCCTCTGGAGGCCGTGGTAG
- the LOC127533994 gene encoding transcription factor HES-1-like, with protein MKPAHITFSLHRPLQLTHPTMASTITAAMTNSQEHLTLTHKLRKPLVEKLRRERINSSIEQLKSLLGPEFLKQQPDSKMEKADILEMTVCVLTHMQQQNQQQRTLLKNINKLQPSSENNLTEADFSPLSSTVQSSITKDKSPVNSALWRPW; from the exons ATGAAACCAGCACACATCACATTCTCTctacacagacctctacagctCACACATCCAACCATGGCATCTACAATCACTGCAGCAATGACCAATTCTCAGGAACATCTGACTCTGACCCACAAG ctcagaaaaCCTCTGGTGGAGAAGCTCCGCAGAGAGCGAATCAACAGCAGCATTGAACAGCTCAAGTCTCTCCTGGGTCCAGAGTTCCTCAAACAGCAGCCAGACTCCAAGATGGAGAAAGCAGACATCCTGGAGATGACAGTTTGTGTCctgacacacatgcagcagcagaaccaaCAGCAGAGAACACTGCTCAAGAACATCAACAAGCTGCAGCCTTCCTCTGAAAACAACCTGACAGAGGCTGACTTCTCTCCTCTCAGCTCCACAGTCCAGAGCAGCATCACCAAAGACAAGAGTCCAGTCAACAGCGCCCTCTGGAGGCCGTGGTAG